GCGCAGCGGCTCGTCGTAATAGCGAAGCGCGAGGTGGGAGGCGCCGGCCACGACCAGCATGACCGACGCAAGCGCTGCTGCCGGCGGAAGCGCGGATAGCGCCAGTGGCACCAGCAATACGGCGAGCGGGAAATGGAGCATGTAGAGCGGATAGGACAGACGGCCAGCGATCAGCATCCACTTTGCCTGCCTCTCGGTCAGCCGGTCGCGCGCACTTGCGAGTACGAGCGGCGGGAACACCGCAACGATCATGGCGAATTCGAACGCCGTGTCGAAAGCGGTCAAGGGCGCGAGCAGGATCGCCGACAGGATGGTCATTGCCAGCAACGGCGAGATGCCCGGCGCTGACGCCCCCGTTCGATGTAGCCAGTTGATGAGGACGCCCGCGAAGTATGGATAAACGACCCGCAGCAGGGACAAGCCGACAAGGTCAACCCGCCAGTAGCTCTCCAGCCCGGCCGGCCCGACCGCCAGGACCAACAGCATCGCAATCCCGGCCAGAAGAATAAGGCGAAGCCGCGCGGCTGTCAGCGTCACGGCGAGCAGCGCGAAAGCGATGTTAGCGGCATATTCGGCGAACAGGAACCAAGCCGGCCCGTCGAGCGGGAAATCGGCGGGCCAGGACCCGGAATGAACCGGGATCATCAGCATTGCCGCAACCGCCGTCCACAGCATCATCGCCGCGCCAGGACCGTCGCCGGAAAAGCTACCCGCCAGCGCTGCGGCCAGGCTGATGCCCGATCCCAGCGCAATTAGCGGGTGCAGCCTGATCACGCGCACGCGGATGAAGTCGATCGGGCGCATCGTCGTCGCCATCCGCCGCTCATACGCATGCGCGATCACGAACCCGCTGAGCACAAAGAAAAAGTCGCCGGCGAGGTGCGCGTGCGGCGGGTCGCCGAGCCCGACCAGCTCGCTTATGTGCGACCCCGCAACCACCAGCGCAGCAAGGCCCCTCATCCCGTCGAGCGTGATGAAACGGTCCTGACTTGGCATTCGGCGGTCCCTCGCGAGGTCGATCATGCGCCAAGCCTAGCGCTTAATGGTGGAAAAACTCTTCCCGTTGGCGCGAATGGCCTGCATCGTGCAGCATCGCGCCGATTGGGGGATATTTGAATGAAGAAATCGCTTGCGCTTGCCATGGCCGTCGCCGGCCTGTTTGCAACCTCCGCGGCGCCGCCGGTAGACTATAGCGTACTCATCCGCGGCGGGACGATTTACGACGGTTCCGGCGGCGCGCCCTATGTCGGCGACGTCGCGCTCAAGGGCGACAAGATCGCCTATGTCGGACCGCACGCGCCGGGTACTGCCGCGCGCACCGTCGACGCGACGGGCAAGGCCGTTTCGCCGGGCTTCATCAACATGCTGAGCTGGGCAGTCGAAAGCCTGATCGTCGACGGGCGCGGGCTGAGCGACACGGCGCAGGGCGTGACGCTCGAAGTGTTCGGCGAAGGCAATTCGATGGGCCCGCTGACGCCCGAAATGAAGAAGCTGGAAGTGCAGCGGCAGGGCGACATCAAATATCCGATCCGCTGGACCACGCTCGCCCAATATCTCGACTACATCACGAAGAAGGGCGTTACGCCCAACGTCGCTTCCTTCATCGGCGCCACCACCGTCCGCGTGCACGAGCTTGGCGAGAAGGACGTCGACCCGACGCCCGCGCAGCTCGACCGTATGCGCGCGCTGGTTCGGCAGGCGATGAAGGAAGGCGCGATGGGCGTCGGCTCGTCGATTATCTACGCCCCGGCAAGCTATGCCGAGACGCCGGAGCTCGCCGCGATCACGACCGAGGCCGGCAAATGCGACGGAATGTACATCAGCCACATGCGCTCGGAGGGTAACCGCCTTCTCGAATCCATCGACGAGCTGATCGAGATCAGCCGGCAGTCCGGCGCGCCCGCCGAAATCTACCACTTCAAGCAGGGCGGCCAGCCGAACTGGAGCAAGATCGACGGCGCCATCGCGCGGATCGAGGCGGCGCGCGCCAAGGGTCAGCGCATTACCGCCGACATGTATACCTACACCGCCGGTGCCACCGGCCTCGACGCCGCCATGCCGACCTGGGTGCAGTCGGGCGGCCTCGAAGCTTGGATCAAGCGCCTGAAGGACCCCACGACCCGCGAGCGGGTGATGAAGGAAATGCGCACCCCGTCGAACGACTGGGAAAATCTGCTTCTGCTTTCAGGAAGCCCGGACAAGGTGCTGCTGATCGCCTTCAAGAACCCGAAGCTGAAGCCGCTCACCGGCAAGACTTTGGCCGAGGTCGCGAAGATGCGCGGCAAGAGCCCGGAAGAGACGGCGATGGACCTCGTCATCGAGGACAATAGCCGCGTCGGCACCGTCTACTTCCTAATGAGCGAGGACAATGTGAAGCGCGCCGTCGGACTGCCGTGGATGAGCTTCGGGTCGGATGAATCGTCGGAAGCGCCCGAAGGCGTGTTCCTGAAGTCGAGCAGCCACCCGCGCGCCTACGGCAATGTCGCGCGCGTCCTTGGCCACTATGTCCGCGACGAGAAAGCGGCGACGTTGCCGGACGCCGTGCGTCGGCTGACATCGCTTCCCGCCACTAACCTCGGCATCAAGAATCGCGGCTGGCTAGCGCCCGGCTATTACGGCGATGTCGTCG
This portion of the Sphingomonas limnosediminicola genome encodes:
- a CDS encoding acyltransferase, whose amino-acid sequence is MPSQDRFITLDGMRGLAALVVAGSHISELVGLGDPPHAHLAGDFFFVLSGFVIAHAYERRMATTMRPIDFIRVRVIRLHPLIALGSGISLAAALAGSFSGDGPGAAMMLWTAVAAMLMIPVHSGSWPADFPLDGPAWFLFAEYAANIAFALLAVTLTAARLRLILLAGIAMLLVLAVGPAGLESYWRVDLVGLSLLRVVYPYFAGVLINWLHRTGASAPGISPLLAMTILSAILLAPLTAFDTAFEFAMIVAVFPPLVLASARDRLTERQAKWMLIAGRLSYPLYMLHFPLAVLLVPLALSALPPAAALASVMLVVAGASHLALRYYDEPLRAWLSTCWRSAQRQTIVA
- a CDS encoding D-aminoacylase — encoded protein: MKKSLALAMAVAGLFATSAAPPVDYSVLIRGGTIYDGSGGAPYVGDVALKGDKIAYVGPHAPGTAARTVDATGKAVSPGFINMLSWAVESLIVDGRGLSDTAQGVTLEVFGEGNSMGPLTPEMKKLEVQRQGDIKYPIRWTTLAQYLDYITKKGVTPNVASFIGATTVRVHELGEKDVDPTPAQLDRMRALVRQAMKEGAMGVGSSIIYAPASYAETPELAAITTEAGKCDGMYISHMRSEGNRLLESIDELIEISRQSGAPAEIYHFKQGGQPNWSKIDGAIARIEAARAKGQRITADMYTYTAGATGLDAAMPTWVQSGGLEAWIKRLKDPTTRERVMKEMRTPSNDWENLLLLSGSPDKVLLIAFKNPKLKPLTGKTLAEVAKMRGKSPEETAMDLVIEDNSRVGTVYFLMSEDNVKRAVGLPWMSFGSDESSEAPEGVFLKSSSHPRAYGNVARVLGHYVRDEKAATLPDAVRRLTSLPATNLGIKNRGWLAPGYYGDVVVFDPATIQDHATFEKPKQLATGVEDVFVNGVQVWKDGKHTGAKPGRVVRGPGWAGWPGGGACKS